One window from the genome of Oryza glaberrima chromosome 3, OglaRS2, whole genome shotgun sequence encodes:
- the LOC127766449 gene encoding uncharacterized protein LOC127766449, with amino-acid sequence MCTSSRKQTEQASPDLTLEFGGGGGRAAVALKPENASVTVQEGTLCLVIVATTKQQPVSILGNLAQQNIHVGYDLDAGTVTFATADCAGSGRPTEQTSGGQIRYSRMC; translated from the exons ATGTGTACATCCAGCAGGAAGCAAACCGAACAGGCGAGTCCGGACTTGACGCTggagttcggcggcggcggcggccgcgcggcggtggcgctgaaGCCGGAGAACGCGTCCGTGACGGTGCAGGAGGGGACGCTGTGCCTGGTAATCGTGGCGACGACGAAGCAGCAGCCGGTGTCCATCCTCGGGAACCTGGCGCAGCAGAACATCCACGTCGGCTACGACCTCGACGCCGGCACGGtcaccttcgccaccgccgactgCGCGGGGAGCGGCCGGCCGACGGAGCAGACGAGCGGCGGGCAG attcgttatTCTAGGATGTGTTAA
- the LOC127765401 gene encoding protein SODIUM POTASSIUM ROOT DEFECTIVE 2-like has translation MAPLLFKDMKSLSCSSPASTAICPSLERQPMVRPHKGGAIAASPLCQVPGEPRTVHRQDCRRGQQHQHKAAAANGGELVSPAGSSRYLLSSRAAAAEEIQEVEASAAPAVDAKVVREEQAGSDVKNTLTQEQVVVLKVSLHCKACAGKVKKHLAKMEGVTSFNIDFAAKKVTVVGDVTPLGVLNSVSKVKNAQFWAAPPAIAA, from the exons ATGGCGCCTTTGCTGTTCAAGGACATGAAGAGCctctcgtgctcgtcgccggcgtccacgGCGATATGCCCGAGCTTGGAGCGGCAGCCGATGGTCCGGCCACACAAGGGCGGCGCCATTGCTGCGAGCCCTCTCTGCCAGGTCCCCGGTGAGCCAAGAACGGTTCACAGGCAAGACTGCAGGAGAGGGCAGCAGCATCAGCACAAGGCGGCTGCCGCGAATGGCGGCGAGCTCGTCAGCCCCGCCGGCTCATCCAGGTACCTGCTcagcagccgcgccgccgccgccgaggagatcCAGGAGGTGGAGGCTTCGGCTGCTCCGGCCGTCGATGCCAAGGTGGTCAGGGAAGAGCAAGCTGGTAGTGATGTGAAGAACACTCTGACGCAGGAGCAG GTGGTTGTACTGAAGGTATCACTGCACTGCAAAGCGTGCGCGGGCAAAGTGAAGAAGCACCTCGCCAAGATGGAAG GAGTGACATCTTTCAACATAGACTTCGCGGCGAAGAAGGTGACGGTGGTCGGCGACGTGACGCCGCTGGGGGTGCTGAACAGCGTGTCCAAGGTGAAGAACGCCCAGTtctgggcggcgccgccggcgataGCCGCCTGA